Below is a window of bacterium DNA.
ACTGAGAGAAATCCTGCAATGGGTTCCGGAAGCCATTGAGGGCATGTATAGTCTGCATACGCGAAGCCGAAGATGAAAGCCAATATGGCGATTTGGATAAAGAAAAGAATGTATGATTTACCGTAGAAGAGGAGCCAGCGCAGCATGAATGCATTTGCAGGATTATGTGCACGGTAATCTTCTACGCGCGAAATCCACTTCACGTAACGCCTGGCGGCGGGCGTCATGCGAGCTCGATCAATGCCATCGGCGCCGTCCCAGCGAGTAATTTGGATCCTACCGTCTCTGCTTCTGAGTGCATCTCTAAACATCGTCGATACGGTATATAGTGTCTGCTTTATCTCTCTGAGGTCGGCTTCATTCATCTTCGCCAGCGATAGATCCGCATTCCGTATATCCGAATAGCGCAGGTCAGTTCGCGTCAGATTGGCTCCTCTAAGACTTGCCCCTCGAAGGTCGGAGTTCCAGATGTTGGAACCCTCGAGATTCACATCGAATAAACCCGCATCCCGCAGGTCCATGTCCCACCCATGCAGAACTCCCCGTATCCACGCTTGACGAAGCGAAGCCCCTCTCATCGAGGCGGCAATTAGGGTCGCTCCCTCCAGGTTAACACCGTCTAGCCGTGCATTGTTGAATTCAGCGCTTTGAAGGCTGGCACCGCGAAGATCCGCCTTAGTAAGGTCGGCATCTGAAAAATCGGCGCATTCTGCGATGGTCTGCGCTAGATGTGTATGATTAAGAATGGCTCCATTCAGCTTGGCGTGGCAAATATCCGCGCCCTGCATCTTGGCGCGTGACAGATTAGCCCCTTCCAGCTTCGCCCCACCCATTTTGGCGCCCCCAAGCTCTGCCGCCACAAGGTCAGCTTCCTGCAGAACGGCACCGAAGAGTTTGGCTTTTTGATGTTCGATGTGTATTTTGAATCCACGCTTCTGCTGCCCGGCTAAGTGCTCCCAGCAGTTGTCCTCGTCAAACAGAGCGAGCTTCTCGCAATCCTCATGTTTGCAGACTTTGTCGCTCGCCATCATGCGCTCCGCTTCCGGCTCCTTATGTTATTTCTAGTCAATTTTTGTGCGAGCGGGATTATCCGCTATTGACCCCGTTCTTTCAAGGGACATTGCTCGATCAAGATTGCTGAGATGCCTTTCAGGTCAATAGGCAGCCCCGCCTCTGCTCCACCCCCCTCGCTTGATTCCAGGAGTTTCCCCAATCTTGAGCGCAGAATAGCTGGTTTATCGGCTATGTGGCTCTAATTCCGGACGGCATCGACTGGAATTGGAGCTTACCGGAGCCGGGGCATACTTCCGCCCTGAAAGGGTGGAACGTGGGTAGCCGTAGGCGTCAGCCTACGGATCACGGCCAGCGAAGAAAAAGAAAAACAACCCTGAAAGGGTTGCACAATCGACCGTTTCATGACGAAGGCTTCTGGTGTGAAAGGACTGTTGTGCGGCCCCTTCAGGGCCGATCTGGGGAGGTGGGGATGCGTTCCGATTCCGTAGGCTGACGCCTACGGCTACCCACGTTAATCCCCTTCGGGGATTCGGAGGCGGCGTCGAGCATCTGAGACGAAGTCGGCATCATGAACCAGTCCAAAACAGAATGGGGAAACTCCCCCTCGCCTTGATTCGCATTGCATTTGGACTATTGTTAGTGGAGATGATTGCCCGATTATGCCGGGGTGGCGGAAGTGGCAGACGCAGCGGACTTAAAATCCGCTGAGCCGTTGGCTCGTGCCGGTTCAAGTCCGGCCCTCGGCATCTTTGCTAGCTGACAATGAAAAGGGGCAGCGCTTCGGTGAGAAGCAGGCGCCCTCAGGCTGTATTATTTGGCATGGGTGTGCTCGCCGGAGTGTGTCGAGTCTTGACATTTTGGCGGGTGAGCCGTATGTTTCAAGAGTGGGCCATTAGCTCAGCTAGGTAGAGCAGCTGACTCTTAATCAGAAGGTCGAAGGTTCGATTCCTTCATGGCCCGCAACGTGACTCTCCTGACCGTAATTGGTGGAGCGATTCTTGGGGGTTGGGATGGACATAGAGATTCGCGGCGACGAGCGAGGCGTGAGAGCTTGCGACGAATGTAGGGTGAGCCGTCCCGAGGACCTTGCGGATGTGGCCCGGGCAGCGCTCAACTTTGGTCGGGCGTTCTTGAGGCAAACGGTGGGCAGGGAGTACAAGATATGGGAGCTGACACCGGCTGGCGAGGCGGCTGGACGGCTTACACCGGAAGAGAGGCCCGGCGCAGCCGTATGCGAGGTTACGCTGTTTGCGAGGGGGAAGACCCCGGAGGCTGAGGAGGAGGCAAAGTAAGGAATGCCCGAAAGAGAGATCGTCATTTACGGTGACCCCGTGCTCCAGAAGAAGGCCGAGCCAGTCACTATTGTCAAGAGCGACGTGATCAGGCTCGTGGAGGACATGCAGGCCACCATGTATGCTAGCCACGGTGTTGGTCTGGCCGCACCGCAGTTGGGCGCCTCGGTTAGAGTGATAGTCCTGGACACCAGCGCCGGTCGCGACGCCACGCAGCGCTTGGTGCTGCTCAATCCTGAGTTGACGGAGATGTCCAGCGAGGAGGTCGCCGAGGAAGGATGTCTGAGTATACCGGAGTTCGTGACGAGCGTGCAAAGGGCAACTTCCGTAACGGTGGTCGGCCAGGATTTGAACGGCAAATCGATAGAGGTCCAGGCGGAAGGCCTCGCTGCAAGAGCGATTCAACATGAGATCGATCACATCAACGGGCGCCTGATCGTGGACTTTCTCAATCCGTTACAGAGAGACCTCTTCGAGCGCAGGTTCCGAGAGCAGCAGTCCAAGAAGAAAGTCTTTTTCTAGATAGTTGGAGCAACGCGCCAGATTGTCTGCTGGAAGTTCGCCTAGCAAGCTGCGCCTTATTTTCATGGGGACGCCCGACTTCGCCGTTCCGTCGCTGAGAGCTCTTTTCGATTCGGGCCGTTACGAGATGATGTGCGTTACGCAGCCGGACCAGCCTTCTGGCCGCGGGTTGAGGCTGACACCATGTGTCTGCAAGGTCCTGGCGCAAGAGCTCGGGCTTGATGTCTTCTGCCCGGAGCGGGTCTCACGCCGCGACCCACGGGCGGTTTTGGACAGTTTCGAGCCGGACTTCATCGTTACAGTTGCCTTCGGACAGCTCCTGAAGGAATCGGTGCTCGACATCCCGAAGACCGCATGTGTCAACCTTCATCCGTCTCTTCTGCCCAAGTATCGCGGGCCTAGCCCCATCAACTGGCCAATAATCCGTGGGGATAGGGAGACGGGCGTAACAACGATGTTGATGGACAAGGGGATGGACACCGGCGACATACTGCTGCAAGAGGCCACACCAATCGGTGAGGAGGAGACAGCGGCGGAGCTCTATTTCAGGCTTGCCAAAGTGGGGGCCGAGCTTCTGCTCGAGACGCTAGTCGGGCTTGCCAACGACACGATAGTCCCGAGGAAACAGGACCACGAGAAGGCAACATACGCCCCAAAACTCACGAGAAGGGACGGCCTCATTGATTGGTCAAAGGACCCTGACACGCTCGTCAACTACGTCCGAGGGCTAATCCCCTGGCCAGGGACATACACCTACTACATGGGCCGCATCCTGAAAATCGCCAAACTCAGACATATAGAGGCGCCGCCCACATGCCCCGAGTGTCCCGCCGGAACGATAGTCGCAGCGTCGCCAAAGGATGGCCTCATTGTCAAAGCGAACCCGGGAGCCGTCTCGGTTGAGCTGCTTCAACCACCCGGAAGACGACAGATGACAGCGAAGGAGTTTCTCGCCGGCAACAGGGTGAAAGTCGGCCAGCGGTTCTCGCTACTAACCGAAGAATCGCTGCCGCAATAAATGGCCACGAGCGAATGCGGGTGTGGTTGGGTCGCTCCAGAGATACGCCCAGCAAACTCACCCTAATCGGGCAGAGC
It encodes the following:
- the fmt gene encoding methionyl-tRNA formyltransferase, with the protein product MSAGSSPSKLRLIFMGTPDFAVPSLRALFDSGRYEMMCVTQPDQPSGRGLRLTPCVCKVLAQELGLDVFCPERVSRRDPRAVLDSFEPDFIVTVAFGQLLKESVLDIPKTACVNLHPSLLPKYRGPSPINWPIIRGDRETGVTTMLMDKGMDTGDILLQEATPIGEEETAAELYFRLAKVGAELLLETLVGLANDTIVPRKQDHEKATYAPKLTRRDGLIDWSKDPDTLVNYVRGLIPWPGTYTYYMGRILKIAKLRHIEAPPTCPECPAGTIVAASPKDGLIVKANPGAVSVELLQPPGRRQMTAKEFLAGNRVKVGQRFSLLTEESLPQ
- a CDS encoding pentapeptide repeat-containing protein, with amino-acid sequence MMASDKVCKHEDCEKLALFDEDNCWEHLAGQQKRGFKIHIEHQKAKLFGAVLQEADLVAAELGGAKMGGAKLEGANLSRAKMQGADICHAKLNGAILNHTHLAQTIAECADFSDADLTKADLRGASLQSAEFNNARLDGVNLEGATLIAASMRGASLRQAWIRGVLHGWDMDLRDAGLFDVNLEGSNIWNSDLRGASLRGANLTRTDLRYSDIRNADLSLAKMNEADLREIKQTLYTVSTMFRDALRSRDGRIQITRWDGADGIDRARMTPAARRYVKWISRVEDYRAHNPANAFMLRWLLFYGKSYILFFIQIAILAFIFGFAYADYTCPQWLPEPIAGFLSVIDPKVGEVYELSLDGYASDGFVPYYYSIVTMTTLGFGDVVPLNLPGRLFVVVEVILGYIYLGVLISVFASGIVQFIKGD
- the def gene encoding peptide deformylase, which produces MPEREIVIYGDPVLQKKAEPVTIVKSDVIRLVEDMQATMYASHGVGLAAPQLGASVRVIVLDTSAGRDATQRLVLLNPELTEMSSEEVAEEGCLSIPEFVTSVQRATSVTVVGQDLNGKSIEVQAEGLAARAIQHEIDHINGRLIVDFLNPLQRDLFERRFREQQSKKKVFF